One part of the Candidatus Zymogenus saltonus genome encodes these proteins:
- a CDS encoding NAD-dependent epimerase/dehydratase family protein, protein MGKRVLVTGSGCYIGGRLVRALIGLKSVERIVGIDVRPPGFDDPKLGFYRRDIRDPLDDIFIDEEIDAVFHLCWILPPIHDRSLMEDVNVGGTKNVLGAASRCGVKYLLYTSSTTTYGFHPDNDFPLTEESPLRGNEDFTYSKNKREVEGIMAEFIAENRGIRVAVLRPCFVAGPGFRNPLARHLLRKLVMLSSVSSPFQYVHEDDLINVMLLFFKREISGVYNVVGEGTMTFDEMVRTLGNIPVHIPPRLLYPLNNLSWYFRFTFLTEFPSAALNLMIHPWVATSEKLIAETGYCFEHDTVSAFEDFVRHVKGAKGR, encoded by the coding sequence ATGGGAAAGAGGGTCCTCGTAACCGGCTCCGGCTGCTACATAGGGGGGAGGCTCGTAAGAGCGCTTATCGGGCTTAAATCCGTCGAACGGATTGTCGGAATAGATGTCAGGCCCCCTGGCTTCGATGACCCGAAGCTCGGGTTTTACAGGAGGGATATTCGAGATCCCCTGGACGACATATTTATTGATGAAGAGATAGACGCCGTATTTCACCTATGCTGGATACTTCCTCCCATCCACGACAGGTCGCTCATGGAAGATGTAAACGTGGGGGGAACAAAGAACGTCCTCGGGGCGGCATCGAGGTGCGGCGTCAAGTATCTCCTCTACACGAGCTCCACCACCACCTACGGCTTCCATCCCGACAACGACTTCCCGCTGACGGAGGAGAGCCCGCTTCGGGGAAACGAAGATTTTACCTACAGCAAGAACAAGAGGGAGGTGGAGGGGATCATGGCGGAGTTTATCGCCGAAAACCGTGGGATCAGGGTAGCCGTACTCCGCCCCTGTTTTGTTGCGGGGCCGGGATTCAGAAACCCCCTGGCCAGGCACCTCTTGAGGAAGCTCGTAATGCTGTCGAGCGTCAGTTCTCCCTTCCAGTACGTCCACGAGGACGACCTGATAAATGTCATGCTCCTTTTTTTCAAGCGGGAAATTTCCGGTGTATACAACGTGGTTGGAGAGGGGACCATGACGTTCGACGAGATGGTAAGGACGCTCGGGAATATCCCGGTTCACATACCCCCGAGGCTCCTTTATCCGCTGAACAACCTTTCGTGGTATTTCAGGTTCACCTTCTTGACCGAGTTTCCGAGCGCGGCGCTGAATTTAATGATACATCCCTGGGTCGCCACGTCCGAGAAGCTTATCGCCGAGACCGGATATTGCTTTGAGCACGACACCGTTTCCGCCTTTGAGGATTTTGTGAGGCACGTTAAGGGGGCCAAGGGGAGATAG
- a CDS encoding SDR family NAD(P)-dependent oxidoreductase gives MKKHDFNGKKVLITGASSGIGRALAEQFAVKGANLAVTALPSEKKILEDFEKELKGKYGIEVWTFTTDLTEKGAPEKLHKDVKAEVGEVYALVNNAGTLCYGKSWEIDWELQMKVFTLNLYVPMRLSYLFVNDMVKRGSGVVFNTCSVSSFQPVPFKNMYGMTKAGLLSWSRGMRVELKGTGVTVCTLNPPYADTALLRHEGIPKKIRAYWITGLVTPEWVAKKAIKAFEKGKFLYVPGIYAKFIHLVLIKFSPRRFVDFCFYHLLKGKKGGEVF, from the coding sequence ATGAAAAAACACGACTTTAATGGCAAGAAGGTACTGATAACCGGTGCGTCTTCGGGGATCGGGAGGGCTCTGGCGGAGCAGTTTGCGGTGAAGGGGGCAAATCTCGCAGTTACGGCCCTCCCCTCGGAGAAGAAGATCCTCGAGGATTTTGAAAAGGAGCTAAAGGGAAAATATGGAATCGAGGTTTGGACCTTCACGACCGACCTGACAGAGAAGGGCGCCCCGGAAAAACTCCACAAGGACGTAAAGGCCGAGGTGGGGGAAGTCTACGCGCTTGTCAACAACGCCGGAACTCTCTGTTACGGGAAATCGTGGGAGATAGACTGGGAGCTCCAGATGAAGGTATTTACGCTCAACCTTTACGTCCCGATGAGGCTAAGCTACCTCTTCGTAAACGACATGGTTAAGAGGGGAAGCGGGGTGGTCTTTAACACGTGCAGCGTGTCGTCGTTTCAGCCGGTGCCTTTCAAGAATATGTACGGCATGACGAAGGCGGGCCTTCTCAGCTGGAGCCGGGGGATGAGGGTGGAGCTCAAGGGAACCGGGGTAACCGTCTGCACGTTAAATCCCCCGTACGCGGATACCGCGCTCCTGAGGCACGAGGGGATCCCTAAGAAGATCAGGGCCTACTGGATCACCGGTCTCGTTACGCCGGAGTGGGTGGCGAAAAAGGCGATAAAGGCCTTCGAGAAGGGGAAGTTCCTCTACGTCCCGGGCATATACGCAAAGTTCATCCACCTCGTCCTTATAAAGTTTTCTCCGAGGAGATTTGTGGATTTCTGTTTCTACCACCTGCTCAAGGGCAAAAAAGGGGGCGAGGTATTTTAG
- a CDS encoding MBL fold metallo-hydrolase produces MERAQKKDVVITILYDNNPLDDIFQNSCGKWGFSCCIFGLDDVIVFDTGADDGLMLRNMKEAGIDPLEIDTVVLSHGHWDHIGGLESLLRANPDVTIYMPASLAEELNEGCVDYGADVIEVTASMEIMEDVHLITGMHGKIDEISMALNTKNGLILVTGCAHAGIDNILEKATDVLDPELLLVALGGYHTMKMDKEEVKNIISKLKRLGLKYVAPCHCTGEEAMKLFRSAFGDNFIKAGSGLELRSEDLK; encoded by the coding sequence ATGGAACGGGCGCAGAAAAAAGACGTGGTGATAACGATCCTCTACGACAACAACCCACTGGATGACATCTTCCAAAACAGCTGCGGCAAATGGGGATTCTCATGTTGCATCTTCGGGCTCGATGACGTAATCGTCTTTGACACCGGCGCAGATGACGGGCTGATGTTGAGAAACATGAAGGAGGCGGGGATCGATCCGCTGGAGATCGACACCGTCGTCCTGTCCCACGGCCACTGGGACCACATAGGTGGTCTTGAAAGCCTACTCAGGGCCAATCCGGACGTTACGATCTACATGCCTGCATCTCTTGCCGAGGAGTTGAATGAGGGGTGCGTAGACTACGGCGCCGATGTAATCGAGGTTACGGCATCCATGGAAATAATGGAAGACGTGCACCTGATAACCGGGATGCACGGAAAAATCGATGAGATATCCATGGCGCTGAACACAAAAAACGGCCTCATCCTCGTCACCGGCTGCGCCCATGCCGGGATAGATAACATCCTGGAGAAGGCGACGGATGTTTTAGACCCCGAACTCCTTCTCGTCGCCCTGGGCGGCTACCACACCATGAAGATGGACAAGGAAGAGGTCAAAAACATCATATCGAAGCTCAAGAGGCTCGGCCTGAAGTACGTAGCCCCGTGCCACTGCACCGGGGAGGAAGCGATGAAGCTCTTCAGAAGCGCCTTCGGAGACAACTTCATCAAGGCCGGCTCCGGCTTAGAGCTGAGGAGCGAAGACCTCAAGTAG
- a CDS encoding CAP domain-containing protein, translating to MKRYRLLLYLLSIVIPAAIFIAAGCLPPPNYYGSPSPGGSPTTNTGVCFSGGYVGIRTDIFNLLNNERQSRGLSQLSCDATLSNIAQAHAEDMNRRNYFSHVTPEGKTHTDRIREGGSTYTYVGENLAYGQNSGREVVNKWMNSPPHMENILRREFTTMGIGASGKYYCLILAK from the coding sequence ATGAAAAGATATAGATTACTTTTATACCTCCTTTCCATAGTAATCCCGGCGGCGATCTTTATCGCCGCAGGCTGCCTACCGCCGCCCAACTACTACGGCTCTCCCTCCCCCGGAGGCTCACCCACCACAAACACGGGGGTCTGTTTTTCCGGCGGCTACGTTGGAATCAGGACCGACATCTTCAACCTCCTTAACAACGAACGCCAGAGCCGGGGCCTGTCCCAGCTGAGCTGCGATGCGACCTTAAGCAACATCGCCCAGGCCCATGCCGAGGATATGAACCGCAGAAACTACTTCAGCCACGTAACCCCTGAGGGAAAAACCCATACCGATCGCATCAGGGAGGGGGGCTCCACATATACCTACGTCGGGGAAAACCTCGCCTACGGCCAGAACTCGGGAAGGGAGGTCGTCAACAAGTGGATGAACTCCCCGCCCCACATGGAGAACATCTTGAGGAGAGAATTCACCACTATGGGAATCGGGGCATCGGGGAAATACTACTGTCTGATCCTGGCAAAATAG